The nucleotide window GCAGATCGGGATCTCCGAAAATGCGAAGAAAGCGTTCAGGGAAGAGATTCTGATCCGAATCTCGGCATACTCCCGCAAGGAGCGCAAGTTCGAATATAGCAGCCATGACCGTCTGCGTGAAGCGATTGAGAAGAAGTTGTTTACTGACCTGAAAGACATTGTCAAGATCACAACTTCAACCAAAACACCGGATGCAACCCAATTGAAACGAATGAATGAAGTGATTAAACGGTTAATTGAGGAACATGGATATACCGCAGCCAGTGCGAATGAACTGCTACGTTATGTGGGCAGTCTGCTTAATCGCTAATCGGCAAAGAACCATTCCGGATCAGGCTCCTGATGCCTGCTGTGAGGCTCCTTCACAGCAGGGTCAGGGCCTTTTTAGTTCGATGAGGGTCTTATCAATCTAAAAAGCTGACAAATAAGGTTAATTTTAAAGAGAATTAGTTCTAATGGTATATGTATATTTAGGTATTTTAGTCTATAATCGATACATATATTTACAATTTAAAGTAATATCGTGTTTATTAAGGAGCTGACTGAACCAGATATGAGCAGTATTTCCGCAACAAGACAGAAGCAACTTGATTATATGGGATTAACCGCAGGGGATCTAACTCTGCTTGCCGATCATCGGCCTGTTTTTAAAAAAGTCGTTAATGAAGTGGTCGATCATTTCTACAATCATGTGGGGAATTATCCCGAGTTGGTAGATCTGATCGCCCGATTCTCTACGATTGATCGTCTAAAAGAAACACAGAAGATGTACTGGTTATCGATGACGGACGGGGTCGTTGACGACGCATATATTGAGCAACGGATTGCGATTGGACTTGTGCATTCCCGGATTGGTCTGTCCGAAGATTATTATCTGGGCACCTACATGGTCTATCTAGATATTGCAACGAGCATATTCCAACAGGTTATTCCTGATTCCTGGCATCTTGTCATTCAGGCGCTTAGCAAAATGTTCAATCTGGATTCACAGCTTGTCCTTGAGGCCTATGAGAAGAAAGAAAAAGAAAAGTTACACCAGCTTGCCGATGATCAACAACATACATTGCAGGCGATTACACAGATTACGCAAGAGCTTACGGGCATGATTAGTGAATTAAATGAAAATGCTTCGGCGATCTCGAGTGTAGCGAAAGAAACAGCTGCTTCTCAGGATCAGGCTCAAGTTCTGCTCACTGAATTGACGGGGGAGATCCATCAGATTGGAAAAATGGGTGAACTCATTCGCGAGATATCGGACCAGAGTCATCTTGTCGGTCTGAATGCAGCGATAGAAGCTGCTCATGCAGGAGAGTTTGGACGAGGCTTCGAAGTAGTCGCCAGTGAGGTGCGCAAGCTTGCAGCAAGTTCCCGGGATGCCCAGGGTAAAATTCAGTCTAATCTGGAGCAGATCATGAAGAAACTGAGCAGTGTGCAGCAGGAGTCGGATCATACGTCCCGCGGTGCACGGA belongs to Paenibacillus sp. FSL H8-0079 and includes:
- a CDS encoding globin-coupled sensor protein, whose product is MSSISATRQKQLDYMGLTAGDLTLLADHRPVFKKVVNEVVDHFYNHVGNYPELVDLIARFSTIDRLKETQKMYWLSMTDGVVDDAYIEQRIAIGLVHSRIGLSEDYYLGTYMVYLDIATSIFQQVIPDSWHLVIQALSKMFNLDSQLVLEAYEKKEKEKLHQLADDQQHTLQAITQITQELTGMISELNENASAISSVAKETAASQDQAQVLLTELTGEIHQIGKMGELIREISDQSHLVGLNAAIEAAHAGEFGRGFEVVASEVRKLAASSRDAQGKIQSNLEQIMKKLSSVQQESDHTSRGARSQASRSAELAVFATTMEKLSLDLKKLEQQE